In Scatophagus argus isolate fScaArg1 chromosome 7, fScaArg1.pri, whole genome shotgun sequence, a genomic segment contains:
- the LOC124061328 gene encoding methionine aminopeptidase 2-like has protein sequence MRHYISQSLIMAELQPQHEVEPQLLNGDDPNEEREDADASESVKKKRRKKKRNKTTAPAGTNEAEGDGDAGGVGDVTKQLEQQTLEEDGEEDGDEGENSGGKKKKKKKKKKGLKGQTDPPSVPICELYPNGDFPKGEECEYPPSKDGRSAAWRTTSEEKRALDRANEEMWSDFRQAAEAHRQVRSYVRSWIKPGMTMIDICEKLEDCSRKLIKENGLKAGLAFPTGCSINHCAAHYTPNAGDPTVLRYDDICKIDFGTHINGRIIDCAFTVTFNPKFDRLLEAVRDATNTGIKFAGIDVRLCDIGETIQEVMESYEVEIDGKTYQVKPIRNLNGHSIGQYRIHSGKTVPIVKGGEATRMEEGEAYAIETFGSTGRGAVHDDMECSHYMKNFNVGHVPIRLPRAKHLLNVINENFGTLAFCRRWLDRLGESKYLMALKNLCDLGIIDPYPPLCDIKGSYTAQYEHTILLRPTCKEVVSRGDDY, from the exons ATGCGTCACTACATCTCTCAGTCGCTGATCATGGCGGAGCTTCAGCCACAGCACGAAGTGGAGCCTCAACTTCTCAATGGGGACGACCCGAACGAGGAAAGAGAAGACGCAGACGCCTCGGAATCggtgaagaaaaagagaagaaaaaagaagaggaacaagACCACCGCACCAG CAGGGACAAATGAGGCTGAGGGGGATGGAGACGCCGGAGGTGTTGGTGATGTGACAAAACAGTTGGAGCAGCAAACactggaggaggatggagaagaAG ATGGGGATGAGGGAGAGAACTCAggtggaaaaaagaagaagaagaagaaaaagaagaaaggat TGAAGGGACAGACTGACCCTCCCTCAGTTCCTATTTGTGAGCTCTATCCCAACGGAGACTTTCCGAAGGGAGAGGAGTGCGAATATCCACCATCGAAAGACGG GCGCAGTGCAGCGTGGCGAACCACCAGCGAAGAGAAGCGGGCGCTGGACAGGGCCAATGAGGAGATGTGGAGTGATTTCAGGCAGGCAGCCGAGGCCCATCGGCAGGTCCGCTCGTATGTCAGGAGCTGGATCAAACCGGGGATGACCATGATTGACATCTG TGAGAAACTGGAGGACTGCTCCAGGAAGCTCATCAAAGAAAACGGGCTAAAGGCAGGCCTGGCCTTCCCAACCGGCTGCTCAATCAACCACTGTGCTGCCCACTACACCCCAAACGCGGGAGATCCCACTGTGCTGCGCTACGACGACATCTGCAAAATTGACTTTGGAACGCACATCAACG GTCGAATAATAGACTGTGCCTTCACCGTCACTTTCAATCCAAAGTTTGACAGGCTGCTGGAGGCTGTGAGAGACGCAACAAACACTGGCATTAAG TTTGCAGGGATTGATGTGCGCCTGTGTGATATTGGTGAGACCATTCAGGAGGTCATGGAGTCTTACGAGGTGGAGATAGATGGGAAGACATATCAAG TGAAGCCGATCAGAAATCTCAACGGCCACTCTATTGGACAGTACAGGATACACTCAGGGAAGACAGTCCCTATTGTTAAAGGCGGCGAGGCCACGAGGATGGAG GAAGGTGAAGCTTATGCTATTGAGACATTTGGCAGCACAGGAAGAGGTGCAGTCCACGATGACATGGAGTGCTCACATTACATGAAAAACTTCAACGTGGGACACGTACCGATAAG ACTTCCAAGGGCTAAACATCTGCTGAATGTGATCAATGAGAACTTTGGGACCTTGGCATTCTGCCGCCGCTGGCTGGACCGCCTGGGCGAGAGCAAGTACCTGATGGCGCTGAAGAATCTGTGTGACCTTGGCATCATAGACCCTTACCCACCTCTCTGCGACATCAAGGGCAGCTACACCGCCCAGTACGAGCACACCATCCTACTCAGGCCCACCTGCAAGGAGGTAGTGAGCCGTGGGGACGATTACTGA